In Plasmodium knowlesi strain H genome assembly, chromosome: 7, one DNA window encodes the following:
- a CDS encoding high molecular weight rhoptry protein 2, putative: protein MRLPLLVSALAVLCCTRGGVALELGHTVSLKNTPDASTLNIQVENDKNKICKNAFLYLNVAELLSQNEEDSYVQKCEEVLEGIKNDTPNETTEAEINEFILSLLHARSNYSIINEGDEQVLSKLLRSLNASMSEEAALKRAKHLIMYNRFIKDRSSVKNVQETLVISSKEDEYTNKAKQNMIESIINSFDTFGDYLVIWGGTVKVPKRYSAENFMSIKNNKFCTTHIHLCQKFYEQSVIYYRLKVIFDNLLTHVDQNSKHFKKEKLLKLLNMEYVLDKESQIYHNYVLEDETVVPRFHVTDVNGKRKLSVRVVQDGNSKLMYGKDIDLREVSDKYVVTMKNLRRELNDEGLYADLMKTIKNYILSITQIDNDISNLVRELDYEDIEKFLIDLNFFLYYGFLKIEEDKNMITFNDVAPTFTNLYKANHILFLYLLKTGFEENKNSEYLAFKFYKNIEYKKVPNEKAYALFKEKDPLTNLPKISSEPVNQHFLNIFSSPPENHNMLYTEISKFQFFFSMAFKDCNINQSYSANSKELWSELLYAFDNLGWFYVSPHSIISSLSRTSFVRQMLISRNFILRNNEALTFLDTQVAKLMDLIHLSLGVDKSRDTLDFSIPSKFFHYENDFNTLKENDKKRIMFTYDYIDSIANNYYFYHDVKYQVFKTEYEGRFFTSFPNVYSLAYQLFNELAINMNVVTNAPLKKKLKDKSKYAWFTLLNIIGKNHDIYSKGPRLVFAAYMLALVYFIESHIDISRYQPKEYYFMKQSLPLIDNVHKSGFNMLKKRCDMLINFMKINKTTQKYQMTNMEEYIKLMNLTAIVLWGKESKKSVFYDDNVSLYKKLMIACVFNGGKTVQEKAIESINKSCDVKFYGLNPNRLDEFIDINMSINKWNPMILEKQAQSFVLSCKTQKLLYNNINVEKIKLENFYKLADAPEMIKTYHCFKLGRQAASLLESIILKKKFVQFRVKDAMDVYDFFYINKVLSNNVRRDFEIFLKDKQAYEKNQNEIIITNSPLGPEKTKKLIDEHQCYWFSSYDNFKVLWMHVSSNMGTGTYLKNFFSEIWRNMHFIFKKKATVKDVEFFGGDLPQKDVIDYYSPLVHSESHCQEKMQSLFASLRDNDENNRMDIPDQIKKAYFQCKLDYYKNNHKDKTHLIKPRDFLDKKVYVLKQPYYLIGNIDNTHKEKLIRLFVTESTLDYLLLDNINIPECFGPCTIDHFNKVVLQHEKTSKHDQVIKNALVPDNTASQKRKEMTVYVSNIYVHNIKTDYLTKEEITRKDIQENKVKVCLGVGTYFNKNFLTEEHFNLSHKPVLDFTEDHNFKVFLKKNEAQVSKNENDICFVNYNLAITNIEITDPYREISEDLIKNLYILKNK from the exons ATGAGGTTGCCACTGCTTGTGAGCGCGCTTGCCGTGCTCTGTTGCACGCGCGGCGGGGTCGCGCTGGAGTTAGGCCATACCGTGTCCTTGAAGAACACGCCAGACGCAAGTACACTGAACATCCAAGTGGAGaatgacaaaaataaaatatgcaaaaatgcATTTCTATACCTAAACGTAGCCGAACTGCTCtctcaaaatgaagaagattcctatgtgcaaaaatgtgaagaagttCTCGAAGGCATAAAGAATGATACTCCAAATGAGACTACCGAAGCGGAGATAAATGAATTCATACTGAGTTTACTGCACGCTCGTTCAAATTATTCAATAATAAATGAAGGAGATGAACAAGTATTAAGTAAGCTTCTTAGGAGTTTAAATGCATCCATGAGTGAAGAAGCAGCTTTGAAGAGAGCCAAGCACTTAATCATGTATAACCGATTTATAAAAGACAGATCAAGCGTAAAGAATGTACAGGAAACGTTAGTTATAAGTAGTAAAGAAGATGAATACACAAATAAAGCAAAGCAAAATATGATAGAAAGTATTATAAACTCTTTCGATACCTTCGGTGATTATTTAGTAATATGGGGTGGAACTGTTAAGGTACCTAAAAGATACTCCGCAGAAAATTTCAtgtccattaaaaataataaattctGTACCACTCATATTCATTTATGTCAGAAGTTTTATGAACAATCTGTAATCTATTACAGATTGAAAGTtatttttgataatttattAACCCACGTGGATCAGAACTCaaagcattttaaaaaggagaagttgTTAAAACTACTAAACATGGAATATGTTTTAGATAAGGAGTCCCAGATTTATCATAATTATGTTCTGGAGGATGAAACAGTTGTTCCTAGATTCCATGTTACAGatgtgaatggaaaaagaaagttgaGTGTGAGGGTAGTTCAGGACGGGAATAGCAAACTTATGTACGGGAAGGATATTGATTTAAGAGAAGTTAGCGACAAATATGTTGTTACGATGAAGAACCTGCGCAGAGAACTGAATGACGAGGGGCTTTACGCCGACTTGATGAAGACGATTAAAAACTACATCCTCTCCATCACGCAAATTGACAACGACATTTCCAATTTGGTGCGCGAATTGGACTACGAAGACATCGAGAAGT TCCTCATCGACCTGAACTTTTTCCTCTACTATGGCTTCCTTAAAATCGAAGAAGACAAAAACATGATTACCTTCAACGACGTAGCACCCACCTTCACAAATCTGTACAAAGCCAACCACATCCTCTTCCTCTATCTGTTAAAGACGGGCttcgaagaaaataaaaattcagAATATCTGGCCttcaaattttacaaaaacatagaatataaaaaggtaCCCAATGAAAAGGCCTACGCCTTATTCAAAGAGAAGGACCCACTCACCAATCTCCCGAAAATTTCTTCCGAACCTGTGAACCAACATTTTTTGAACATCTTCTCCAGCCCTCCTGAAAACCACAATATGCTTTACACGGAGATTAGCAAgttccagttttttttctctatggCCTTTAAGGATTGCAACATTAACCAGA GTTATTCTGCCAATTCGAAGGAACTCTGGAGCGAACTCCTCTACGCCTTTGACAACTTGGGAt GGTTTTACGTCAGCCCACATAGCATCATTTCTAGTCTTTCCAGAACAAGCTTCGTCAGGCAAATGCTCA tcAGCAGAAACTTCATTCTGAGGAACAATGAAGCACTCACCTTTTTGGATACGCAAGTGGCGAAACTCATGGACCTAATCCACCTCTCCCTGGGGGTAGACAAATCAAGAGACACACTggatttttccattcccaGCAAGTTCTTCCACTACGAAAATGATTTCAACActttgaaggaaaatgataaaaagagAATTATGTTCACATATGATTATATCGATTCCATTGcaaataattattatttctaCCATGATGTGAAATATCAAGTCTTCAAGACTGAGTATGAAGGAAGATTCTTCACATCATTTCCTAATGTATACAGTCTTGCGTATCAGTTGTTCAATGAGCTAGCCATCAACATGAACGTCGTTACCAATGCACCTCTGAAGAAGAAACTGAAGGATAAGTCGAAGTACGCGTGGTTCACCTTGCTTAACATCATTGGCAAGAACCATGATATTTATTCCAAGGGTCCTCGCCTAGTCTTCGCGGCCTACATGTTGGCTCTAG TCTACTTCATCGAGTCACACATCGACATATCTCGATACCAACCAAAGGAGTACTATTTCATGAAGCAGTCGTTGCCCCTGATAGATAACGTACACAAAAGCGGATTCAATATGTTGAAGAAGAGATGTGACATGCTAATTAACTTCATGAAGATAAACAAGACAACTCAGAAATACCAGATGACCAACATGGAGGAATACATTAAGCTCATGAACTTGACTGCCATTGTTTtgtggggaaaggaaagtaaaaaatctGTGTTCTACGACGATAATGTTAGTCTGTACAAGAAGTTGATGATTGCCTGTGTTTTCAACGGGG GCAAGACTGTGCAGGAGAAGGCTATCGAAAGCATCAACAAGTCTTGTGACGTGAAGTTCTACGGACTGAACCCGAACAGACTAGACGAGTTCATAGACATCAACATGAGTATCAACAAGTGGAACCCAATGATTCTGGAGAAGCAAGCACAATCCTTTGTACTAAGTTGTAAAACTCAAAAACTACTGTATAACAATATCAacgtagaaaaaataaaacttgaAAATTTCTACAAACTGGCAGATGCCCCAGAGATGATTAAGACATACCATTGCTTCAAATTAGGACGACAAGCTGCATCTTTGCTAGAATCCATTatcttaaagaaaaaattcgttcAATTCAGAGTTAAGGATGCCATGGATGTATATGATTTTTTCTACATAAATAAAGTTCTTTCAAATAATGTTCGCCGCGACTTCGAAATATTCTTAAAGGATAAGCAGGCTTATGAGAAGAACCAGAATGAAATTATTATCACGAACAGCCCTCTTGGCCCggagaagacgaagaagctCATTGATGAACACCAGTGCTACTGGTTTAGTAGCTACGACAACTTTAAAGTTTTGTGGATGCACGTTTCAA GTAACATGGGAACTGGAACTTACTTGAAAAACTTCTTCTCGGAAATATGGAGAAACATGCACTTCATATTCAAGAAGAAAGCCACGGTCAAGGATGTAGAATTCTTCGGAG GAGACTTGCCACAAAAGGATGTAATAGACTACTACTCTCCACTGGTCCACTCAGAGTCGCACTGCCAAGAGAAAATGCAATCCCTTTTCGCATCCTTAAGAGATAACGATGAGAATAACCGTATGGATATCCCAGATCAAATAAAGAAAGCCTACTTTCAGTGCAAATTGGATTATTACAAGAATAACCACAAGGATAAAACGCACTTAATTAAACCAAGGGATTTCCTCGACAAGAAAGTGTACGTTCTGAAGCAGCCATATTACCTCATTGGCAACATAGACAACACGCATAAGGAAAAGTTGATTCGTCTTTTTGTAACGGAAAGCACACTAGATTATCTACTCCTAGATAATATAAATATCCCCGAATGCTTTGGACCTTGTACCATTGACCACTTCAATAAAGTTGTTCTACAACACGAAAAAACAAGCAAACATGACCAAGTAATAAAGAATGCATTAGTACCAGATAATACCGCTTCtcagaagaggaaggaaatgacAGTATATGTTAGCAATATCTATGTTCATAATATAAAAACGGATTATTTAactaaggaagaaattacgAGAAAAGATAttcaagaaaataaagtCAAGGTGTGCTTAGGAGTGGGTACTTACTTCAATAAAAACTTCCTTACGGAAGAACATTTTAATTTGTCGCACAAGCCCGTGTTAGATTTTACCGAGGATCACAATTTTAAAGTATTCCTCAAGAAGAATGAAGCTCAGGTCTCCAAAAATGAGAACGACATTTGCTTCGTTAACTACAACTTGGCCATTACAAATATAG AAATAACCGACCCGTACCGAGAAATCAGCGAAGACTTGATAAAgaatttgtacattttaaaaaataaataa